A stretch of the Bacillus anthracis str. Vollum genome encodes the following:
- the alsD gene encoding alpha-acetolactate decarboxylase: protein MTVAQLIDIDAKRTKTNNEVYQTSTMLALLDGIYDGVISFEELKERGDFGIGTFDQLDGEMIAFDNEFYHLRSDGSAEKVEPEETTPFATVTFFEKEMSYTIERPMNREEVEALLHELMPSKNLFYAIRMDGTFREVRTRTVPRQEKPYTPLVEVTKSQPIFSFENTEGTLAGFWTPDYAQGIGVAGFHLHYIDDERSGGGHVFDYVVENCTIQICQKAHMHLALPETADFMAAELSRENLEDNIATAEGAE from the coding sequence GCTTGCGCTATTAGATGGTATATATGATGGTGTGATTAGCTTTGAGGAACTAAAAGAACGTGGTGATTTCGGTATCGGCACATTTGATCAATTAGATGGTGAAATGATCGCGTTTGATAATGAATTTTATCATTTACGTTCAGACGGTTCAGCAGAAAAAGTAGAGCCGGAGGAAACAACACCATTTGCGACTGTAACGTTTTTTGAAAAAGAAATGAGTTATACGATAGAGCGTCCGATGAATCGTGAAGAAGTGGAAGCATTATTACATGAATTAATGCCGAGTAAAAACCTATTTTATGCGATTCGAATGGATGGTACGTTCCGTGAAGTAAGAACGAGAACTGTTCCAAGACAAGAAAAACCGTATACACCACTCGTTGAAGTGACGAAATCACAACCAATCTTCTCATTTGAAAATACAGAAGGTACGCTTGCTGGATTTTGGACGCCAGATTATGCGCAAGGTATTGGTGTAGCTGGATTCCACTTACATTACATTGATGATGAAAGAAGCGGAGGCGGACATGTTTTCGACTATGTTGTTGAAAACTGCACAATCCAAATTTGTCAAAAAGCTCATATGCATTTAGCACTTCCAGAAACAGCTGACTTTATGGCGGCTGAATTATCAAGAGAAAACTTAGAGGATAATATTGCGACTGCGGAAGGTGCAGAGTAA
- a CDS encoding DNA-3-methyladenine glycosylase encodes MQAPPSFYEGDTLEVAKKLLGQKLVHIVNGIKRSGIIVEVEAYKGPDDKAAHSYGGRRTDRTEVMFGAPGHAYVYLIYGMYHCFNVITAPVGTPQGVLIRALEPVDGIEEIKLARYNKTDITKAQYKNLTNGPGKLCRALGITLEERGVSLQSDTLHIELVPEEKHISSQYKITAGPRINIDYAEEAVHYPWRFYYEGHPFVSKK; translated from the coding sequence ATGCAGGCACCTCCTTCCTTTTATGAAGGCGATACGTTAGAAGTCGCAAAGAAATTACTCGGACAAAAACTTGTTCATATTGTAAACGGAATAAAGCGAAGCGGAATCATTGTTGAAGTAGAGGCATATAAAGGTCCCGATGATAAGGCCGCACATAGTTATGGCGGCAGACGGACGGATCGCACAGAAGTCATGTTTGGTGCACCGGGACATGCTTACGTATATTTAATTTACGGTATGTATCATTGTTTTAACGTCATTACAGCACCAGTTGGTACCCCGCAAGGAGTGCTCATTCGAGCCCTTGAGCCAGTAGATGGAATAGAAGAAATAAAACTAGCGCGCTACAACAAAACGGACATTACAAAAGCGCAATATAAAAACTTAACGAACGGACCTGGCAAACTATGCCGTGCCCTCGGCATTACGTTAGAAGAACGAGGTGTATCCCTACAAAGTGACACATTACATATTGAACTCGTCCCCGAAGAAAAACACATATCATCACAATATAAAATAACAGCAGGTCCTCGTATTAATATCGACTATGCAGAAGAAGCTGTACATTATCCGTGGCGTTTTTATTATGAGGGGCATCCGTTTGTTTCAAAGAAATAA
- a CDS encoding Cof-type HAD-IIB family hydrolase, producing MIYRLLALNIDGTLLYNNGKIAKGLRETIEFVKRKDVYVTLFTSRNFQSAHKVAKALKLDSILVTHGGAFISATLDKPYVQRRLSEEKTFNIVQVLEHFDCNVRISHERFSIGNRERNTPNLIARTVLSSADPLFYPVQFVDSLGDALRDHPVAAPKIDVLFQTKGEKERGLNTLRKAFQHIEYVECDSKRIEILPQNVSKLRGLQLLGEHLNISLNEMVAIGDSLEDLEVIENVGLGVAMGNAPVEVKQAADWITRSNSENGVEYMIKEHFRKQFPLPFLKNHKNTPKR from the coding sequence ATGATTTATCGCTTACTAGCTCTTAACATAGATGGGACACTACTATACAACAACGGAAAAATTGCAAAAGGATTAAGAGAAACAATTGAATTTGTGAAAAGAAAAGACGTATACGTTACATTATTTACGAGCCGTAATTTTCAGTCTGCTCATAAAGTAGCAAAGGCGTTAAAATTAGATTCGATATTAGTGACACACGGTGGTGCTTTCATTTCAGCAACGTTAGATAAGCCGTACGTTCAAAGAAGGTTATCGGAAGAGAAGACATTTAATATTGTGCAAGTATTAGAGCATTTTGATTGTAACGTCCGCATCTCTCATGAACGGTTTTCAATCGGAAATCGCGAAAGAAATACACCAAACTTAATTGCACGTACTGTGTTATCGAGTGCAGATCCGTTATTTTATCCAGTTCAATTTGTAGATTCATTAGGTGATGCGCTTCGTGATCATCCAGTCGCGGCGCCAAAAATTGATGTTCTTTTCCAAACGAAAGGTGAAAAAGAACGAGGACTCAATACATTAAGAAAAGCATTTCAACATATAGAGTACGTTGAGTGTGATTCAAAACGAATAGAAATTTTGCCGCAAAATGTATCAAAATTACGCGGATTACAATTGCTTGGAGAGCATTTGAATATTTCGCTAAACGAAATGGTTGCGATTGGAGATAGTTTAGAAGATCTAGAAGTAATTGAAAATGTAGGGCTTGGAGTAGCGATGGGGAATGCACCTGTAGAAGTAAAACAAGCAGCCGATTGGATTACACGTTCAAATAGTGAGAACGGTGTAGAGTATATGATTAAAGAACATTTCCGCAAGCAATTCCCACTTCCGTTTTTGAAGAATCATAAAAATACACCGAAACGATAA
- a CDS encoding SpaA isopeptide-forming pilin-related protein: MRKSFNQKINKLSSSFIVVLLVCMNFLIHLPYKAEAATTELKGLGDVSYYNAIIFGDHSATSADIEGAMAIQKNMNASSYTVLAAATGANNLAGATWVDEGYPSLLLGGQFTKAGAGQVIIQDGTVAMTKDGDPDSAMKTSYDRISYKEQAEIDAKFKEFRKDVDGVIGDASKLQTDKPKPNMSFGIGEDVNNPNIYVSSGQTGKKAFDVTDVFLPNVENKDFIVIYSDAEEVSFGSGAILYDTRNTGMATDLINTSQAYDPNSSFTELASKVIWVFPNATKITTKGYGVVGSVFAPNAVVETKGGSINGQAYVGGLHQRDGFEVHNFKFNWPKWKKPAAKKGNLQIKKVDENNENIVLKDAKFDVIDKENNVVDTVTTNEKGIAEVKDLPFGDYFVKEISAPEGYIKIDAPVKVTIDNTNIIEFVIKNTKKLENGQLKLLKKDSESGQLLPGAKFDVIDKDGKVVETIVTDDKGEALSKQLPVGSYTLKEVEAPKGYELSSSSVSVDVEANKVVTVDVVNKKIPEKVTGQFEVVKVDANDKTKLLSGAEFEVYKDGKKVAELKTGESGKVMSPKLPLGEYTVKETKAPAGYKLSDKEWKVTIQNEKEVVKVEAENEKILGSLQIIKMDDKDQTKRLAGAEFTLKDVKGNVVKEGITTDKSGTVKVDGLVPGEYTLEETKAPEGYKALEVTIEVNVVANEVVKQDVLNEKVKEEITGQLEITKVDANDINKKLAGAVFEIWKDGTKIDTLTSDENGKAISKELDPGDYILKEVQAPEGYELSDKEIEFTISNQKFEVVKLQITNKKETSKGPENPGEETEKPGEETEKPGEETEKPGEETEKPGEETEKPGEETEKPGEETEKPGEETEKPGGETEKPGKETEKPGEGMENPDKEKENPTLPEKGQGTSHAQQLPATGHDMNYLPFIGFALVLLGIRLRFMTKNN; the protein is encoded by the coding sequence TTGAGGAAATCATTTAATCAAAAAATAAATAAATTAAGTAGTAGTTTTATAGTCGTGTTACTAGTATGTATGAATTTTTTAATCCATTTACCATATAAAGCAGAGGCAGCTACAACAGAATTAAAAGGTTTAGGTGATGTATCTTATTACAATGCAATCATTTTTGGAGATCATAGTGCAACGAGTGCGGATATTGAGGGTGCGATGGCTATTCAAAAAAATATGAATGCATCAAGTTATACAGTCTTAGCGGCTGCAACGGGAGCAAATAACTTAGCAGGAGCAACTTGGGTAGATGAAGGATATCCATCATTATTACTAGGCGGTCAATTTACGAAAGCGGGAGCAGGACAAGTAATTATTCAAGATGGAACAGTGGCGATGACAAAAGACGGAGATCCAGATAGTGCAATGAAAACGTCATATGACCGTATCTCTTATAAAGAGCAAGCGGAGATTGATGCTAAGTTTAAAGAATTTAGAAAAGACGTTGATGGTGTAATTGGGGATGCAAGTAAACTACAGACTGATAAGCCAAAACCTAATATGAGCTTTGGAATCGGTGAAGATGTAAACAACCCTAATATTTATGTCTCTTCAGGCCAAACGGGAAAGAAAGCATTTGATGTAACAGACGTTTTTCTTCCGAATGTAGAGAATAAAGACTTTATTGTTATTTATTCAGATGCAGAAGAAGTGAGTTTTGGTAGCGGTGCAATTTTGTATGATACAAGAAATACTGGGATGGCGACGGATTTAATTAATACATCTCAAGCATACGACCCTAATTCATCTTTTACTGAGTTAGCTAGTAAGGTAATTTGGGTATTTCCTAATGCTACAAAGATAACAACTAAAGGTTATGGTGTAGTAGGTAGTGTGTTTGCACCTAATGCAGTTGTAGAAACAAAAGGTGGTTCTATTAATGGACAAGCCTATGTTGGAGGATTACACCAAAGAGACGGTTTTGAGGTTCATAACTTTAAATTTAACTGGCCAAAGTGGAAAAAGCCAGCAGCTAAAAAAGGAAATTTACAAATTAAAAAAGTTGATGAAAACAATGAAAATATTGTTTTAAAAGACGCAAAATTTGATGTTATAGATAAAGAGAATAATGTTGTAGATACGGTTACAACAAACGAAAAGGGTATTGCGGAAGTTAAAGATTTACCATTTGGTGATTATTTTGTAAAAGAAATTAGTGCACCAGAAGGATATATAAAGATTGATGCACCAGTAAAAGTAACAATTGATAATACAAACATAATTGAATTTGTTATAAAGAATACGAAAAAATTAGAAAATGGTCAATTAAAATTATTGAAAAAAGATAGTGAATCTGGTCAACTTCTACCAGGTGCAAAATTTGATGTTATCGATAAAGATGGGAAAGTTGTGGAAACAATTGTTACAGATGATAAAGGTGAAGCTTTATCGAAACAACTTCCAGTTGGAAGCTATACATTAAAAGAAGTAGAAGCACCGAAAGGATATGAATTATCATCTAGTTCAGTTTCTGTTGATGTAGAGGCTAATAAAGTAGTGACTGTAGATGTGGTGAATAAAAAGATCCCCGAAAAAGTAACAGGTCAATTTGAAGTGGTGAAAGTAGATGCAAATGATAAAACGAAATTGTTATCAGGTGCAGAATTCGAAGTGTATAAAGATGGCAAAAAGGTAGCAGAACTGAAAACAGGTGAGAGTGGAAAAGTGATGTCACCGAAATTACCGCTAGGTGAATACACAGTGAAAGAAACGAAAGCACCAGCGGGCTACAAGCTTTCAGATAAAGAATGGAAAGTAACAATTCAAAACGAGAAAGAAGTAGTAAAAGTAGAGGCAGAAAACGAAAAAATCTTAGGTTCTCTACAAATTATTAAAATGGATGATAAAGATCAAACGAAACGCTTAGCAGGCGCAGAATTTACATTGAAAGATGTGAAAGGCAATGTTGTAAAAGAAGGAATTACAACAGATAAGTCTGGAACTGTTAAAGTAGACGGACTTGTGCCGGGTGAATATACGTTAGAAGAAACAAAAGCGCCAGAAGGTTATAAGGCATTAGAAGTAACAATCGAAGTAAACGTAGTAGCAAACGAAGTAGTAAAACAAGACGTGTTGAATGAAAAAGTGAAAGAAGAAATTACAGGGCAATTAGAAATTACAAAGGTAGATGCTAATGATATAAATAAAAAATTAGCAGGCGCAGTGTTTGAAATTTGGAAAGACGGAACAAAAATCGATACATTAACATCAGATGAAAATGGTAAAGCAATTTCGAAAGAACTGGATCCAGGAGATTATATTTTAAAGGAAGTTCAAGCGCCAGAAGGTTATGAGTTATCTGATAAGGAAATCGAATTTACGATTTCTAATCAAAAATTTGAAGTTGTAAAACTTCAAATTACAAATAAAAAAGAAACAAGCAAAGGTCCAGAGAATCCAGGCGAAGAAACAGAAAAGCCAGGTGAAGAAACAGAAAAGCCGGGTGAAGAAACAGAAAAGCCAGGCGAAGAAACAGAAAAGCCAGGTGAAGAAACAGAAAAGCCAGGTGAAGAAACAGAAAAGCCAGGCGAAGAAACAGAAAAGCCAGGTGAAGAAACAGAAAAGCCAGGCGGAGAGACAGAAAAACCGGGTAAAGAAACAGAGAAACCAGGTGAAGGAATGGAAAACCCAGATAAAGAAAAAGAAAATCCTACTTTACCAGAAAAAGGACAAGGTACCTCTCATGCTCAACAGCTTCCAGCCACAGGACATGATATGAATTATCTTCCATTCATTGGGTTTGCTCTTGTTTTATTAGGGATACGCTTAAGATTTATGACTAAAAATAACTAA
- a CDS encoding coproporphyrinogen III oxidase yields the protein MLLISIKTLQDDRFLRPLQNISGLFFEDSTIGFEQEEANLIVDIHIEENVKASARLTDVATGNVYEETFAKDLSAFTDEKERMKQVKHVVSYVYLSVLQQLTGIEQSWGILTGVRPTKLLHKMLQNGMSKEEAHQELRESYLIHEEKIELLQRIVDCQLAVVPDLYRLKEEVSIYIGIPFCPTKCAYCTFPAYAINGRQGSVDSFLGGLHYEVREIGKFLKEKGVTVTTIYYGGGTPTSITAEEMDMLYEEMYEAFPDVKNVREVTVEAGRPDTITPAKLEVLNKWNIDRISINPQSYHQETLKAIGRHHTVEETIEKYHLAREMGMNNINMDLIIGLPGEGLDIFKHTLDETEKLMPESLTVHTLSFKRASEMTQNKRKYKVAGREEITAMMHEAEEWTQKHNYVPYYLYRQKNILGNLENVGYAMPTQESIYNIVIMEEVQSIIGLGCGASSKFVHPKTGAITHFANPKDPKSYNDGFVKYTEDKLKILEELFA from the coding sequence ATGTTGTTAATTTCAATTAAAACGTTACAAGATGATCGTTTTTTACGTCCGCTGCAAAATATTAGCGGCTTATTTTTTGAAGATAGTACGATTGGATTTGAACAAGAGGAAGCAAATCTTATCGTTGATATACACATTGAAGAGAATGTGAAAGCATCAGCTCGTTTAACAGATGTTGCGACTGGAAATGTGTATGAAGAAACATTCGCAAAAGATTTATCTGCTTTTACAGATGAAAAAGAGCGTATGAAGCAAGTGAAGCACGTTGTTTCTTATGTATATCTTTCTGTTCTTCAGCAGTTAACTGGTATTGAGCAAAGCTGGGGTATTTTAACGGGAGTTCGTCCGACAAAACTTCTTCATAAAATGCTTCAAAATGGTATGTCAAAAGAAGAGGCGCACCAAGAACTTCGTGAAAGTTATTTAATTCATGAAGAGAAAATTGAACTTCTTCAGCGTATTGTTGACTGCCAATTAGCGGTAGTTCCGGATTTATATCGTTTGAAAGAGGAAGTAAGTATTTATATCGGTATTCCATTCTGCCCAACAAAATGTGCATATTGTACATTCCCAGCGTATGCAATTAACGGACGTCAAGGTTCTGTTGATTCATTCTTAGGTGGTTTACATTATGAAGTTCGTGAAATTGGTAAGTTTTTAAAAGAAAAAGGTGTAACAGTTACGACGATTTATTACGGCGGCGGTACACCGACAAGTATTACAGCAGAAGAGATGGATATGCTGTATGAAGAAATGTATGAAGCGTTCCCAGATGTGAAAAATGTGCGTGAAGTAACAGTTGAGGCAGGTCGCCCAGATACAATTACGCCAGCGAAGCTAGAAGTGTTAAATAAATGGAATATTGACCGTATTAGTATTAATCCGCAGTCATACCATCAAGAAACATTAAAAGCAATTGGGCGTCACCATACTGTAGAAGAAACAATTGAGAAGTACCACTTAGCTCGTGAAATGGGAATGAACAATATTAATATGGACTTAATTATTGGTCTTCCTGGTGAAGGGTTAGATATCTTCAAGCACACATTAGATGAAACAGAAAAGTTAATGCCAGAATCGTTAACAGTTCATACGTTATCATTTAAACGCGCTTCTGAAATGACGCAAAACAAACGTAAATATAAAGTAGCAGGTCGCGAAGAAATTACAGCGATGATGCACGAAGCAGAAGAGTGGACGCAAAAGCATAATTACGTACCATATTACCTATACCGTCAAAAGAATATTTTAGGTAACTTAGAGAACGTTGGTTACGCAATGCCGACGCAAGAAAGTATTTACAACATTGTCATTATGGAAGAAGTACAATCGATTATCGGACTTGGCTGTGGTGCATCAAGTAAATTTGTTCATCCGAAGACAGGTGCAATTACGCACTTTGCTAATCCGAAAGATCCAAAATCATATAACGATGGCTTCGTAAAATATACAGAAGACAAACTGAAAATTTTAGAAGAGCTATTTGCATAA
- a CDS encoding fatty acid--CoA ligase produces the protein MYMTVGRIFDLSVGKYPNKEALVEPEKNIRWTYKQWDEQINKTAHALLEEGVRKGDTVSVYLYNCREFVNVYLACAKIGAIFNPINFRLKAKEVSYILQDAFSKVVVFEKAVESTVAIIERDFPNASFWYVEDDTPSYASSYHEKVNAASSKKIDIEINEMDYCSMLYTSGTTGHPKGVLHRHREMAEHSMICTYFLKYNRDSVGLVVAPLYHCGELNAGIIPRIQVGGKNVILHHFDTETVLHTIQEEKITTFFAAPTMWNMLLQKDLTQYDLTSMKIGIYGGAAMAPALVKECKERLYIDLVQIYGMTEMGPVVAFLVEEDQITKAGSAGTPCFSHEIRIVKPSEDAPAEPDDVLPPYEVGEIILRGPTMMAGYHNREEANVKSMYKGWYHSGDLGYFDKDGYLFVADRVDDMVISGGVNIYPREIEDFLHSHPGILDVAVLGEPDELWGERVVAVVVKKDKNISEADLETYCKESDELADYKRPRHYLFVDELPRNASGKLQKFVLRESLKGAKK, from the coding sequence ATGTACATGACGGTAGGGAGAATTTTTGATTTATCTGTTGGTAAGTATCCGAATAAAGAGGCTTTAGTGGAACCAGAAAAAAATATTCGCTGGACGTATAAACAGTGGGATGAGCAAATAAATAAAACGGCGCACGCTCTATTAGAAGAAGGAGTAAGAAAGGGAGATACTGTATCTGTTTACTTATATAACTGCCGTGAATTTGTAAACGTTTACTTAGCCTGTGCGAAAATTGGAGCGATCTTTAACCCAATTAATTTCCGCTTAAAAGCAAAAGAAGTATCTTATATTCTTCAGGATGCATTCTCGAAAGTCGTTGTTTTTGAAAAAGCAGTTGAATCAACTGTCGCTATCATTGAACGAGATTTCCCAAATGCGTCTTTTTGGTATGTAGAAGATGATACACCTTCTTATGCAAGTTCTTACCATGAAAAAGTGAATGCAGCATCTTCTAAGAAAATAGATATCGAAATTAATGAAATGGATTATTGTTCGATGCTGTATACGAGCGGTACGACTGGTCATCCGAAAGGTGTATTACATCGCCATCGTGAAATGGCTGAGCATAGTATGATTTGTACGTATTTCCTAAAATATAATCGAGATAGTGTCGGACTTGTCGTTGCACCTTTATATCACTGCGGTGAGCTGAATGCTGGAATTATCCCGCGCATTCAAGTTGGCGGAAAGAATGTTATTTTACATCATTTTGATACGGAAACAGTATTACATACAATTCAAGAAGAGAAGATTACGACGTTCTTTGCAGCACCGACGATGTGGAATATGCTGTTGCAAAAAGATTTAACGCAGTATGATTTAACGTCAATGAAGATCGGTATATACGGCGGAGCTGCGATGGCGCCAGCATTAGTGAAGGAATGTAAAGAACGTCTTTATATTGATCTTGTTCAAATATACGGAATGACAGAAATGGGACCAGTTGTTGCGTTTCTCGTAGAAGAAGATCAAATTACGAAAGCTGGTTCAGCGGGAACACCATGCTTTAGTCATGAAATTCGAATTGTAAAACCAAGCGAAGATGCACCGGCAGAACCGGATGATGTATTGCCTCCTTATGAAGTAGGAGAGATTATTTTGCGCGGCCCAACTATGATGGCTGGTTATCATAACCGAGAAGAAGCAAATGTAAAATCGATGTATAAAGGATGGTATCATTCTGGTGATTTAGGCTACTTCGATAAAGATGGTTATTTATTTGTCGCAGATCGCGTGGATGATATGGTGATTAGTGGCGGCGTTAATATTTATCCACGTGAAATTGAAGATTTCCTCCATAGTCATCCTGGTATATTAGATGTTGCCGTGCTTGGTGAGCCAGATGAATTATGGGGAGAGCGTGTTGTGGCAGTCGTTGTAAAGAAAGATAAAAATATTTCAGAGGCAGATTTAGAAACGTATTGTAAAGAAAGTGACGAATTAGCAGATTATAAACGTCCACGTCACTATTTATTTGTGGATGAATTGCCTCGTAATGCGAGTGGGAAATTACAGAAGTTTGTGCTTAGAGAGTCTTTAAAAGGGGCAAAAAAATAG
- a CDS encoding SulP family inorganic anion transporter, which produces MFQKIAKECLAGFTVAIVALPLAIAFGIAATGTSEGALVGLYGAIFAGLFAALFGGTPGQVTGPTGPITVIATGVIATHGLEASFIAFMMAGLFQILFGVCKLGSYVRYIPYPVVSGFMNGIALIIILGEMKHVQNSFLLVVLTIIVMIVSGKWIKAIPSSLVALVGVTALLPLFSSALEGLTVKLPVIGNLTLNKVIEKIGTIPEAMPTLHIPSLGGTGIAELVLPALSIALLGSIDSLLTSVVMDNVTGTRHKSNKELVGQGIGNMVSGLFGGLAGAGATVRSIVNIRSGGKTALSACMHSVILFIFIMGLGSVVQYIPLAVLSGILILTGIGMFDWESMKKMHVAPKGDVIVMLVTMIVTVKFDLMIAVAFGILLSFLIYMVKCKERKVSIVKEKEATYKIKGPLSFLTVDRVFYALQDVKSPVVLRMKDARYMDVSGAMALLNFIEQSDKSGLSVTLEQVPVHIKKTLVTMASNEQKDKLLFAEVDVM; this is translated from the coding sequence ATGTTTCAAAAAATAGCAAAGGAATGTTTAGCTGGTTTTACTGTTGCAATTGTTGCGTTGCCACTTGCCATTGCATTTGGTATTGCTGCAACAGGAACATCTGAGGGAGCACTAGTCGGATTGTATGGTGCAATTTTTGCAGGTTTATTTGCGGCGTTATTTGGTGGTACACCTGGGCAGGTTACAGGGCCAACGGGGCCAATTACGGTTATCGCAACAGGGGTTATTGCGACGCACGGATTAGAGGCGAGTTTTATAGCATTTATGATGGCGGGACTGTTCCAAATTTTATTCGGTGTATGTAAGCTTGGCTCGTACGTTCGTTACATTCCGTATCCTGTCGTTTCAGGATTTATGAACGGTATTGCATTAATCATTATTTTAGGTGAAATGAAGCATGTGCAAAATAGTTTTCTACTCGTCGTATTAACGATTATTGTCATGATTGTTTCTGGAAAATGGATTAAAGCAATTCCATCTAGTTTAGTTGCATTAGTCGGTGTGACTGCTTTGCTTCCTTTATTTTCTTCTGCGTTAGAAGGGCTTACAGTGAAGTTACCGGTTATCGGAAATCTGACATTAAATAAAGTAATTGAAAAGATTGGGACGATTCCAGAAGCGATGCCGACGCTTCATATTCCATCTTTAGGTGGAACAGGTATAGCAGAACTTGTTTTACCAGCGCTTAGTATTGCTTTATTAGGATCGATTGACTCGTTGTTAACATCGGTCGTAATGGATAATGTGACGGGTACGCGTCATAAAAGTAATAAAGAACTGGTTGGACAAGGTATCGGTAATATGGTGAGCGGATTGTTTGGCGGATTAGCAGGGGCAGGTGCGACTGTACGGTCTATCGTTAATATAAGAAGTGGCGGTAAAACGGCGCTTTCAGCATGTATGCATAGTGTTATATTATTTATTTTCATTATGGGACTTGGATCAGTCGTGCAATACATTCCGCTTGCTGTATTATCAGGTATTTTAATTTTAACTGGTATTGGCATGTTTGATTGGGAAAGCATGAAGAAAATGCATGTAGCGCCAAAAGGTGATGTCATTGTTATGCTCGTCACGATGATTGTCACAGTGAAGTTTGATTTAATGATCGCTGTTGCGTTCGGAATTCTTCTTTCGTTCCTTATATACATGGTGAAATGTAAAGAACGTAAAGTTTCTATTGTAAAAGAAAAAGAAGCGACATATAAAATTAAAGGCCCACTTTCGTTTTTAACAGTGGATCGTGTTTTTTATGCTTTACAAGACGTAAAATCTCCGGTTGTTTTGCGCATGAAAGATGCACGCTATATGGATGTATCAGGAGCTATGGCGTTATTGAATTTCATTGAGCAGTCGGATAAATCAGGATTGAGTGTGACGCTAGAGCAAGTGCCTGTTCATATTAAAAAGACGTTAGTAACGATGGCGAGTAATGAACAGAAAGATAAATTACTATTTGCAGAAGTTGATGTTATGTAA
- a CDS encoding accessory Sec system S-layer assembly protein: MLSFLKKAKKNGKDTTVSSNQLFGQEETNTENKTVKPTLYFHPSWGAVAQEQKYIYQFLHKELPRLEEYQISLSGIEIEKRDNGYDVAVFIRSTVPKPISFEEVTLILLNKEKKLCARKTFNLSALGDIPSNVNMPFIFTFEQETITDAALSQTDWELAFELESKHTLDLDPSWEAQLPEASKEALRNFVDNLTPPNDGEINFLGLQAARKENGDLHTTLLIRNGCKDNIQLEQLPLHIEDATGAVVVKGAFTLPNLEIKANTTKPWSFVFPASSILKEDMDLSSWKALVPQD, translated from the coding sequence ATGTTATCATTCCTAAAAAAAGCTAAGAAAAACGGAAAAGATACGACTGTCTCTAGTAATCAATTATTCGGACAAGAAGAAACAAATACTGAAAATAAAACTGTAAAACCAACGCTTTACTTCCACCCTAGCTGGGGTGCAGTAGCACAAGAACAAAAATACATTTATCAATTTTTACATAAAGAACTACCACGTTTAGAAGAATATCAAATTTCTTTATCTGGAATTGAGATTGAAAAACGTGATAACGGTTATGACGTAGCTGTATTTATTCGCAGCACTGTTCCGAAACCAATTTCTTTCGAAGAAGTTACATTAATCCTTCTAAATAAAGAGAAGAAACTATGCGCACGAAAAACATTTAACCTTTCTGCATTAGGAGATATTCCTTCAAATGTAAATATGCCATTTATTTTTACATTTGAACAAGAAACAATTACGGATGCTGCATTATCGCAAACGGATTGGGAATTAGCATTTGAACTTGAAAGCAAGCATACACTAGATTTAGATCCATCTTGGGAAGCTCAATTACCTGAAGCAAGTAAAGAAGCTTTACGTAATTTCGTAGACAATTTAACACCTCCAAATGATGGTGAAATTAACTTCTTAGGTCTACAAGCTGCACGAAAAGAAAATGGTGATTTACATACAACGCTTCTTATTCGTAACGGTTGTAAAGACAACATTCAACTAGAGCAACTTCCTCTTCATATTGAAGATGCCACGGGTGCGGTTGTTGTTAAAGGAGCTTTCACATTACCGAACCTTGAAATTAAAGCGAACACTACAAAACCTTGGTCATTTGTCTTCCCTGCTTCATCTATATTAAAAGAAGATATGGACCTATCTTCTTGGAAAGCACTTGTACCACAAGACTAA